Proteins from a genomic interval of Zingiber officinale cultivar Zhangliang chromosome 2A, Zo_v1.1, whole genome shotgun sequence:
- the LOC122043563 gene encoding pentatricopeptide repeat-containing protein At3g53170-like, translating to MVFALLLLILQWAVGMLVLILCFVERRRFSAEIVSKLGSSFSLAPFIIVVAVCTLLAMVATLPVAQLFFFHILLIKKGISTYDYIIALRKQDQEQEQLAVGGQQSPQMSQVSSFTGLSSTSSFNQFHRGAWCTPPRLFLEDQMISQRNFSVRAAKRRRNARKGPQQNARLDLSRILRTEAAVLGVERKAGSAKFTRLWPRAVLEALDNSISANQWESALKIFGLVRRQHWYQPISRTYARLLTMLGKCRQPDHATSLFRVMLSEGLKPTLDVYTSLVGAYGHSGLLDKAISTLEEMNAISDCEPDAHTYTVLISSCCKLRRFELIPQLLMEMSYLGIEPNTVTHNTIIDGYGKARMLEEMESHLSTMLETGKCLPDIYTMNSMIKKKFLKDAIFHPPPLSHPSDLSDNSEDAGGACFDNDNDANLP from the exons aTGGTGTTTGCTCTTCTCTTG CTTATTCTGCAGTGGGCTGTTGGGATGCTTGTGCTGATACTGTGTTTTGTTGAGAGAAGGAGATTTTCTGCTGAAATTGTTTCAAAGCTGGGTAGTAGCTTTTCCTTGGCACCCTTTATCATTGTGGTG GCTGTGTGCACTTTATTAGCCATGGTTGCTACTCTTCCAGTTGCACAACTTTTCTTCTTccatattcttttaataaaaaag GGAATCAGCACCTATGATTACATTATTGCTTTGAGGAAGCAAGATCAGGAGCAGGAGCAACTTGCTGTTGGTGGGCAGCAAAGTCCGCAAATGTCCCAAGTGAGCTCTTTTACTGGACTAAGCAGCACCAGTTCTTTCAATCAATTCCATCGCGGTGCATGGTGTACTCCGCCAAGATTATTCCTTGAGGATCAg ATGATTAGCCAGCGGAACTTCTCCGTCAGGGCGGCGAAGAGGAGGAGAAACGCCCGTAAGGGGCCCCAGCAGAACGCCCGGCTCGACCTGTCTCGGATCCTCAGGACGGAGGCCGCCGTCCTCGGAGTCGAGCGCAAGGCCGGCTCTGCCAAGTTCACCCGCCTCTGGCCCAGAGCAGTGCTTGAGGCGCTCGATAATTCCATATCCGCTAACCAATGGGAATCCGCTCTCAAG ATCTTTGGACTGGTTCGGAGACAGCATTGGTATCAGCCAATTTCCCGAACCTATGCAAGGCTATTAACCATGCTGGGCAAGTGTCGACAACCTGATCATGCAACTTCACTTTTCAGAGTGATGCTGTCCGAGGGCCTCAAACCAACGCTTGATGTTTACACATCACTTGTTGGCGCATATGGTCATAGTGGCCTGCTAGACAAGGCAATTTCTACACTTGAGGAGATGAATGCAATTTCTGATTGTGAACCAGATGCTCATACATACACCGTCCTCATTAGCAGTTGTTGCAAACTTAGGCGCTTTGAGTTGATTCCGCAATTGCTTATGGAAATGTCTTATTTGGGGATCGAGCCGAATACAGTTACTCATAATACCATTATAGATGGTTATGGGAAAGCTAGGATGCTTGAGGAGATGGAGAGTCATTTGTCAACTATGCTTGAGACTGGAAAATGCTTGCCTGACATATATACAAtgaattccat gataaagaaaaagtttttaaaggacGCGATATtccaccccccccctctatcgcatccATCCGATCTATCAGATAACAGTGAAGATGCTGGCGGTGCTTGCTTCGACAATGACAATGATGCAAATCTTCCATAG